In a genomic window of Roseiflexus castenholzii DSM 13941:
- a CDS encoding serine/threonine protein kinase, with protein MLSPNQILQGRYQIIEPIGRGGMGAVYKAMDLRLHAIVALKQTLVSGDAPRRAFEREAQLLAGLRHAALPKVSDHFVEDDGQFLVMEFIPGDDLGSLLSKREGPFPVADSLRWADTLLDALEYLHGYTPPIIHRDIKPQNLKLTDRNEIILLDFGLAKGAAAAMTRSASTASVFGYTPHYAPLEQIKGTGTDPRSDLYSLGATLYHLLTGAPPPDALTRAAAVINGEPDPLVPANQQNPAVNPAIAAVLMRAMAQRPDQRYQSATAMRAALRDAARGGAAATVLLDEASPTVVRLADTSHQQAAYVDAGAMSVGSAPQVVTSTTQKKIASAPPASAARPGWLWPLIGVVVLALAVIGGFFAFGGGRAPQPPAQTTPGGAVAAESTNVPTMTLLPTAAPLDNEQLLQTAVVLQTAEAERRTAEVATARAIVNQVDSANTQTAIALQPSPTALPPTDTPAPTDTPAPTDTPRPTNTPRPTNTPRPTNTPDPNVPTQTPTPVPSGLTTAPAGPTGVVIGIGGSGDLFRGAARRGTIDPANSEGGSCIQGRVVQANGSLFQSFYVQVDNRGRTIPAKHFYDTGNYRICGLGEGEWGIAVYAVNNKPTTPAEQSGHQVRVRLSGQPGEIFYVDFTARQDLVVPTDVPTPTPEPPTPTPEPNPYDGIWRGTNAGTTTTGNYPPGRFEIEVRNGAVYRVSVDGPSCPFETYPNFPNGIRINGNAFAVSGVVFNPITGGNPNHTISVSGTFVSESLANGSLSAQLDGVPCANATWSARK; from the coding sequence ATGCTTTCACCCAACCAGATTCTTCAAGGACGGTACCAGATCATCGAGCCGATTGGCCGCGGTGGCATGGGTGCAGTGTACAAGGCGATGGACCTGCGCTTGCACGCGATTGTCGCTCTGAAGCAGACGCTGGTTTCCGGCGATGCGCCGCGACGGGCGTTCGAGCGTGAAGCGCAGTTGCTCGCCGGGTTGCGCCACGCGGCGTTGCCCAAAGTCAGCGATCACTTTGTCGAGGATGATGGTCAGTTCCTGGTCATGGAGTTTATCCCCGGCGACGATCTCGGTTCGCTTTTGAGCAAACGTGAAGGTCCGTTTCCGGTTGCCGATAGCCTGCGTTGGGCGGATACACTGCTCGATGCGCTGGAATATCTTCACGGTTACACGCCACCGATCATCCACCGCGACATTAAGCCGCAAAATCTGAAACTCACCGACCGCAATGAGATCATTCTGCTCGATTTCGGTCTGGCGAAGGGCGCTGCCGCTGCAATGACCCGCTCGGCGTCCACAGCCAGCGTCTTTGGCTACACACCGCACTACGCGCCACTCGAGCAGATTAAGGGCACGGGCACCGATCCACGCAGCGATCTCTACTCGCTCGGAGCAACGCTCTATCATCTGCTGACCGGCGCTCCGCCTCCAGATGCGCTTACCCGCGCGGCTGCCGTCATCAATGGGGAGCCGGATCCGCTCGTTCCTGCCAATCAGCAGAATCCTGCTGTTAACCCCGCGATTGCAGCCGTCCTGATGCGTGCAATGGCGCAGCGCCCCGACCAGCGATACCAGTCGGCAACGGCGATGCGCGCAGCGCTGCGTGATGCAGCGCGCGGCGGCGCTGCCGCAACAGTGTTGCTCGATGAAGCGTCGCCAACGGTGGTGCGCCTTGCCGATACTTCGCACCAACAAGCGGCGTATGTTGACGCTGGGGCTATGTCAGTCGGTTCGGCGCCGCAGGTGGTGACCAGTACGACGCAAAAGAAGATCGCTTCCGCGCCGCCGGCATCGGCTGCCCGTCCTGGATGGTTGTGGCCCCTGATCGGCGTCGTGGTTCTGGCGCTGGCGGTGATTGGCGGCTTCTTCGCCTTCGGCGGCGGTAGAGCGCCTCAGCCGCCTGCACAAACGACGCCTGGCGGTGCTGTGGCGGCTGAGTCCACCAATGTGCCGACAATGACACTGCTGCCAACTGCTGCGCCATTGGACAACGAGCAACTCTTGCAAACTGCTGTCGTGCTGCAAACGGCGGAAGCCGAACGGCGCACGGCGGAAGTCGCAACTGCGCGCGCGATTGTCAATCAGGTCGATAGCGCCAATACGCAAACGGCTATCGCGCTCCAACCCTCGCCGACTGCGCTGCCTCCGACTGATACGCCCGCGCCGACCGATACCCCGGCGCCGACCGATACGCCCCGTCCGACGAATACGCCCCGCCCGACAAATACGCCCCGCCCGACGAATACGCCCGATCCGAACGTGCCGACGCAGACGCCAACGCCTGTTCCGTCCGGTCTCACAACCGCACCCGCCGGTCCGACCGGCGTCGTGATCGGCATTGGCGGCAGCGGCGATCTGTTCCGCGGCGCTGCGCGACGCGGCACGATCGATCCGGCGAATAGCGAAGGAGGATCGTGCATCCAAGGGCGCGTCGTTCAGGCGAACGGCAGTCTGTTCCAGAGTTTCTATGTGCAGGTGGACAATCGCGGTAGAACGATTCCGGCGAAGCATTTCTACGATACCGGCAACTACCGCATCTGTGGGCTTGGCGAAGGCGAGTGGGGCATTGCTGTGTATGCCGTCAACAATAAGCCAACCACTCCGGCGGAGCAGTCCGGTCATCAGGTGCGGGTGCGCCTGAGCGGTCAGCCAGGCGAGATATTTTACGTTGATTTCACCGCGCGCCAGGACTTGGTGGTGCCAACGGATGTTCCGACACCGACACCTGAGCCGCCGACGCCAACACCGGAACCCAATCCATATGATGGCATCTGGCGCGGCACCAACGCCGGCACGACGACGACGGGCAACTATCCACCCGGGCGCTTCGAGATCGAGGTGCGCAACGGCGCCGTCTACCGTGTGTCGGTTGATGGGCCATCGTGTCCATTCGAGACCTATCCGAACTTTCCGAATGGCATCCGCATCAATGGTAACGCCTTCGCTGTGAGTGGTGTGGTCTTCAATCCGATTACTGGCGGCAATCCGAATCATACCATCAGCGTCAGTGGGACGTTTGTGTCGGAGTCGCTGGCAAACGGGTCGCTCTCTGCGCAACTCGATGGCGTGCCGTGCGCCAATGCCACATGGAGCGCACGGAAATAG
- a CDS encoding tRNA-queuosine alpha-mannosyltransferase domain-containing protein — translation MHILWLDAFHGGSQAVVSQGFARHSQHHVTLLTLSPAGGWRWRMRGAAITFAREVRRRAMPPVDLIVATDMLDLATFLGLTRDLLGGTAVALYMHENQLTYPLPPGRTRDLAYPWINYTSALVADAIFFNSAFHRDSFFAALPGLPGRYHDHQELDLIDPLMARSYVLPPGIDLARLELSSPPARASAGEPPILLWNSRWEYDKGPETFFAALRVLRQRQIDFRLIVIGEHIDPQHPTFAAAREEFAARALAWGYVPDLETYRRLLYQADIVVSAAIQEFFGIAVIEAIFCGCVPLLPRRLSYPELIPVHLHPFCLYDDDAQLADRLSQTIVALPSLREIDFRSIAARYDWSQMATRYDAAFADVVAGRGYGTMANANGD, via the coding sequence ATGCACATTCTCTGGCTCGATGCGTTTCATGGCGGTTCGCAGGCTGTCGTTTCGCAGGGGTTTGCGCGCCATAGCCAGCATCACGTCACGCTGCTGACCCTTTCACCGGCCGGCGGATGGCGCTGGCGCATGCGTGGCGCGGCGATCACCTTTGCGCGTGAGGTGCGCCGCCGTGCCATGCCTCCTGTTGATCTGATCGTCGCCACCGATATGCTCGACCTGGCGACGTTCCTGGGGTTGACGCGCGATCTTCTGGGAGGAACCGCTGTCGCGCTCTATATGCACGAAAATCAGTTGACCTACCCGCTACCGCCGGGTCGCACGCGCGACCTGGCATACCCCTGGATCAACTACACCTCCGCGCTGGTCGCCGATGCGATCTTCTTCAACTCAGCGTTTCACCGCGACTCGTTCTTTGCGGCGTTGCCGGGGTTGCCAGGACGATATCACGATCACCAGGAACTTGACCTGATCGACCCCCTTATGGCGCGGTCCTATGTGTTGCCACCCGGCATCGATCTTGCGCGCCTCGAACTGTCGTCGCCTCCCGCGCGCGCCTCTGCCGGAGAACCGCCGATTCTGCTCTGGAACAGTCGCTGGGAGTACGATAAGGGTCCTGAGACATTCTTTGCGGCGCTGAGGGTGCTGCGACAGCGCCAGATCGATTTCCGTCTCATCGTGATCGGCGAGCACATCGATCCGCAGCACCCGACGTTTGCGGCGGCGCGTGAGGAGTTTGCCGCTCGCGCGCTGGCATGGGGGTATGTTCCCGATCTTGAGACCTATCGCCGGTTGCTTTACCAGGCTGATATTGTGGTGAGCGCCGCTATTCAGGAATTCTTCGGTATTGCTGTGATCGAAGCGATCTTCTGTGGGTGTGTGCCGCTCCTGCCGCGCCGCTTGAGTTACCCGGAACTGATTCCTGTCCACCTTCATCCGTTCTGTCTCTACGATGATGACGCCCAGCTGGCCGATCGATTGAGTCAGACGATTGTAGCCTTGCCGTCGTTGAGGGAAATCGACTTCCGCTCGATTGCGGCACGATACGATTGGTCGCAGATGGCGACGCGCTATGATGCTGCGTTTGCCGATGTTGTCGCGGGGCGAGGCTATGGTACAATGGCTAATGCCAATGGCGATTGA
- a CDS encoding DUF3048 domain-containing protein, with amino-acid sequence MAHAHRACILLGLVLTISACGASNPAAAPSGSPAAAPTTAPTTAPTEAPPTAVPTTAPTDTPPTPAPTAVPTIAPTVAPTVVTSDPLTGAPALARGALQQRPIVVMIDNHPNAYPQAGLDKAAVVFEALAEFGLTRFMAIYAPGITPEATSIGPVRSARLYFVQWAMEFRGLYVHAGGAPQALELLQNTASLVDVDALFRDRSVYFTRVSQRAAPHNLYTDSATLERALRSLAPEPFADPNIGFLFKTDAPLDVRPPSRRIEYFFIYREDPAGWTYDPTTNSYLRLRRGRPAIDAVTGQQLRVKNVVVMEVPEAPIPGDDKGRIEQKVIGSGRARVFLDGIEREVTWRKDSPDDRLLFLDASGNEIAFNPGQIWIVALPSLENLTVS; translated from the coding sequence ATGGCTCATGCGCACCGCGCATGCATACTGCTTGGTCTTGTTCTGACCATCAGTGCATGTGGCGCGTCCAATCCTGCTGCGGCGCCGTCCGGGTCGCCAGCGGCAGCGCCGACCACGGCGCCAACAACGGCGCCGACAGAGGCGCCGCCGACAGCAGTGCCGACCACGGCGCCGACTGATACGCCGCCAACCCCTGCCCCGACGGCGGTTCCGACCATTGCCCCCACCGTCGCGCCAACGGTTGTGACGAGCGACCCGCTCACAGGTGCGCCAGCGCTGGCGCGAGGTGCGCTCCAGCAACGCCCGATTGTGGTGATGATCGATAATCATCCGAATGCGTACCCGCAAGCTGGTCTCGACAAAGCGGCTGTTGTTTTCGAGGCGCTGGCGGAATTCGGATTGACCCGCTTCATGGCGATCTATGCGCCAGGGATTACGCCGGAGGCGACCTCGATTGGACCGGTGCGCAGTGCGCGGCTCTATTTTGTGCAGTGGGCAATGGAGTTTCGCGGTCTCTACGTCCATGCCGGCGGCGCGCCGCAGGCGCTCGAATTGTTGCAGAACACGGCAAGTCTGGTCGATGTTGATGCACTGTTCCGTGACAGGAGCGTCTACTTTACCCGCGTCAGTCAGCGCGCCGCTCCGCACAATCTGTACACCGACAGCGCCACACTCGAACGCGCGTTGCGCAGTCTTGCGCCAGAGCCGTTTGCCGACCCGAATATTGGCTTTCTGTTCAAAACTGATGCGCCGCTCGATGTGCGCCCTCCTTCCCGGCGGATTGAGTATTTTTTCATCTATCGTGAAGATCCTGCGGGATGGACCTACGACCCGACGACGAACAGTTATTTGCGCTTGCGTCGGGGACGCCCGGCTATCGATGCAGTGACCGGGCAGCAACTGCGGGTGAAGAATGTGGTGGTGATGGAAGTGCCAGAAGCGCCTATTCCCGGTGATGACAAGGGGCGGATCGAGCAGAAGGTGATCGGCAGTGGACGGGCGCGCGTGTTTCTGGATGGCATCGAACGCGAAGTGACGTGGCGTAAAGACTCGCCTGATGATCGCCTGTTGTTCCTGGACGCTTCAGGCAATGAGATTGCGTTCAACCCCGGTCAGATCTGGATTGTGGCGCTCCCATCGCTCGAAAACCTGACCGTTTCGTAA
- the recR gene encoding recombination mediator RecR — MHQPHDLQILPTPVIRLIEELSRLPGVGPKTASRLTFFLLRAPDELPRALANALIGLKQQVQLCSRCYFITQNDLCAICANPARDQRIVCVVEEPLDVVAIERTGVYRGLYHVLHGRIAPLEGMNREDIYFDELLDRVRAEPIDEVIIATNPNLEGEATAFHLQRALAPLGARVTRLARGLPTGGDLEWADPGTLGSALEGRREM, encoded by the coding sequence ATGCACCAACCACACGACCTTCAGATTTTGCCCACACCGGTCATTCGCCTGATCGAGGAATTGAGTCGATTGCCCGGCGTGGGACCCAAAACAGCGTCGCGCCTGACCTTCTTTCTGCTCCGCGCGCCGGACGAATTGCCGCGCGCGCTTGCGAACGCGCTCATCGGACTGAAGCAACAGGTTCAGCTTTGCTCGCGCTGCTATTTCATCACCCAGAACGATCTCTGCGCCATTTGCGCCAACCCTGCCCGCGATCAGCGCATCGTCTGTGTGGTGGAGGAGCCGCTCGATGTAGTCGCTATCGAGCGCACCGGCGTCTATCGTGGGTTGTACCACGTATTGCACGGGCGCATTGCGCCGCTGGAAGGAATGAATCGCGAGGACATCTACTTCGACGAATTGCTCGACCGGGTGCGCGCCGAGCCGATTGATGAGGTCATTATTGCCACCAACCCGAATCTGGAAGGGGAAGCGACTGCCTTTCACCTCCAGCGGGCGCTGGCGCCGCTCGGCGCGCGGGTCACCCGCCTGGCGCGCGGGTTGCCAACCGGCGGCGACCTGGAGTGGGCAGACCCCGGAACTCTTGGGTCGGCGCTCGAAGGCCGCCGCGAAATGTAA
- a CDS encoding YbaB/EbfC family nucleoid-associated protein, which produces MNPRQLEQMARQMQKEMMRIQEELANATVEGTAGSYITVTMNGHREIKSIKIAPEVVDPDDIETLQDLIVAAITDASKKAQELAEQRLGPLAGGMKLPGF; this is translated from the coding sequence ATGAACCCGCGACAGCTTGAGCAGATGGCTCGCCAGATGCAGAAGGAGATGATGCGCATCCAGGAAGAACTGGCGAATGCCACTGTCGAAGGAACAGCAGGCAGCTACATCACGGTGACGATGAACGGTCACCGCGAAATTAAGTCGATCAAGATCGCCCCCGAAGTGGTCGATCCCGACGACATCGAAACCTTGCAGGACCTGATCGTTGCTGCCATAACCGACGCCAGCAAAAAGGCGCAGGAATTGGCGGAACAGCGGCTTGGTCCCCTGGCCGGCGGGATGAAATTGCCGGGATTCTGA
- the dnaX gene encoding DNA polymerase III subunit gamma/tau, with protein MTVQALYRRYRSQTFDELIGQEHVVRTLRNAIAEGRVAHAYLFTGPRGVGKTTVARLLAKAVNCTAPPAERPCGVCESCRSIAEGRAVDVIEMDAASHTSVEDAREIIERVQFRPAVARTKVYIIDEVHMLSTAAFNALLKTLEEPPPHALFILATTEVHKVPATILSRCQRFVFNRHTVASIAAHLRMIATQEGVTLEPGAAEAIARAATGSMRDALSVLDQLMAYGGGTVSLEQVRNLLGASEMQEVTTLVDALIAADLPGALRVVADVAAAGADLRQFTRDLVERLRALMLICAGADRSLLDVAEEEAAQIERQARTVSLGDLMRWVKLFSELDYQLRISSYGQLPLELAVIEAVIASAPAATAAQSTVPATPPRPSARPTTAPARDAAQPQRAPAQPTTAPAHDRTPPQPPPARAAPAHNAEPPQRDLAPPATVPVRDDMPPVPTIRRAGATGTAAASPVDAAREAPGDAPQASARQPDSTGDPFIRHQEQTRRASNPGISTESGEGVAAANADAVALERIEGIWSAVVRDVRVHNKTLQALLNSGARPVDVKDNILVLEVPSEWLMNQIEKPAMRQIVEEVLSKHMGARFAIRCAVETQRRENPGALREQIRASRKDPLVRAALNIFDADIIAVEDPND; from the coding sequence ATGACGGTCCAGGCGCTCTACCGGCGCTACCGGTCCCAGACGTTCGATGAACTGATTGGACAGGAGCACGTCGTTCGCACCCTGCGCAACGCCATTGCGGAAGGGCGGGTTGCGCACGCCTATCTCTTCACCGGCCCGCGTGGCGTCGGCAAAACTACTGTGGCGCGCCTGCTGGCGAAGGCGGTCAACTGCACCGCACCGCCAGCGGAACGACCCTGCGGCGTGTGCGAGTCGTGCCGTTCGATTGCGGAAGGGCGCGCGGTCGATGTAATCGAAATGGACGCCGCTTCACACACCAGCGTCGAAGATGCGCGCGAGATCATCGAACGGGTGCAGTTTCGCCCGGCAGTCGCACGCACGAAGGTCTATATCATCGACGAAGTGCACATGCTTTCGACAGCCGCGTTCAACGCGCTCCTGAAAACGCTCGAAGAGCCGCCGCCGCATGCGCTCTTCATCCTGGCAACCACCGAGGTGCACAAAGTTCCGGCAACGATCCTGTCACGCTGCCAACGGTTCGTCTTCAATCGTCACACGGTTGCGTCGATTGCGGCACATCTGCGCATGATCGCCACGCAAGAAGGGGTGACGCTCGAACCGGGCGCTGCCGAAGCGATTGCACGCGCTGCAACCGGAAGCATGCGCGATGCATTGAGTGTGCTCGATCAGTTGATGGCATACGGCGGCGGGACGGTCTCGCTCGAACAGGTGCGCAATCTGTTGGGCGCCAGCGAAATGCAGGAAGTGACTACGCTGGTGGACGCCCTGATCGCTGCCGATCTGCCTGGCGCGTTGCGCGTAGTTGCCGATGTCGCCGCCGCAGGCGCCGATCTGCGCCAGTTCACTCGTGATCTGGTCGAACGATTGCGTGCGCTCATGCTGATCTGCGCCGGCGCCGACCGTTCGCTGCTCGATGTTGCTGAAGAAGAAGCCGCGCAGATCGAACGCCAGGCACGCACTGTCAGTCTTGGCGATCTGATGCGCTGGGTCAAACTGTTCAGCGAACTCGATTATCAGTTACGCATCAGTTCCTATGGGCAACTGCCGCTCGAACTGGCGGTGATTGAAGCGGTGATCGCCTCCGCGCCGGCGGCAACCGCTGCCCAAAGCACGGTTCCTGCCACACCGCCGCGTCCGTCGGCGCGCCCGACAACCGCCCCCGCCCGCGATGCTGCGCAACCGCAACGCGCCCCGGCGCAACCGACAACAGCGCCTGCCCACGATAGAACACCGCCGCAGCCCCCACCCGCACGTGCTGCCCCTGCTCACAACGCTGAACCGCCACAACGCGATCTGGCGCCACCAGCCACCGTACCCGTCCGCGACGACATGCCGCCTGTTCCAACAATACGCCGTGCGGGTGCAACCGGCACAGCGGCAGCATCTCCCGTCGATGCTGCACGCGAAGCGCCAGGTGACGCACCGCAGGCATCAGCGCGCCAACCGGACTCGACCGGTGATCCGTTCATCCGCCATCAAGAGCAGACCCGCCGGGCATCGAACCCCGGTATATCGACGGAGTCCGGCGAGGGTGTGGCGGCCGCTAATGCCGATGCCGTCGCTCTCGAACGAATCGAGGGCATCTGGTCCGCCGTCGTGCGTGATGTGCGCGTCCACAACAAAACGCTTCAGGCGCTGCTCAACAGTGGCGCGCGCCCTGTCGATGTCAAGGACAACATACTCGTTCTGGAAGTGCCCAGCGAGTGGTTGATGAACCAGATCGAAAAACCTGCAATGCGCCAGATTGTCGAAGAGGTGCTGAGTAAGCACATGGGCGCGCGATTCGCCATTCGCTGCGCGGTCGAGACGCAGCGACGCGAGAATCCAGGCGCGCTGCGCGAGCAGATCCGCGCCTCGCGTAAGGATCCACTCGTGCGCGCTGCTCTCAATATTTTCGACGCCGACATTATCGCAGTGGAAGACCCAAATGACTGA
- a CDS encoding Uma2 family endonuclease: protein MTHTTIHPPRPSEPPPSDDPFRYGWRFVLRPTPDDPHHLEQVPLTLEDVLHPETGDFIVHSDRHETDRMYLTAVLRARLEGAGAAIVLSDVRIAWDIPDLRPHGPDVMVIPGIVERQNWSTFDVAVEGARPALIIEITSPETRENDLERKVEHYARAGVAQYVIVDDTGRGRERHLRLLDYRLEAGAYRLHPPDAAGRVHLVIANLWLGIERDHVVCYNERGVAFGDYATVVRQATEAEERAQREAVAREAEAQARREAEKRAQREAVAREAEAQARLAAEERAQREAVAREAEAQARLAAEERLRALEEELRRLRNNA from the coding sequence ATGACCCATACGACTATCCACCCCCCGCGTCCATCCGAACCGCCACCATCCGATGACCCGTTCCGCTATGGGTGGCGCTTTGTGCTACGTCCGACCCCCGACGATCCCCATCACCTTGAACAGGTTCCGCTTACGCTGGAAGATGTCCTGCACCCTGAAACGGGAGATTTCATCGTGCACAGCGATCGCCACGAGACCGACCGGATGTACCTCACTGCTGTGCTGCGCGCGCGCCTTGAGGGGGCGGGAGCGGCCATTGTCCTGAGCGATGTGCGTATCGCCTGGGATATTCCCGACTTGCGCCCGCACGGACCGGACGTGATGGTGATACCGGGCATCGTGGAACGCCAAAACTGGAGCACATTCGATGTAGCGGTTGAAGGCGCGCGTCCGGCGCTGATCATCGAAATCACCTCGCCGGAAACGCGCGAGAACGACCTGGAGCGCAAGGTAGAGCACTATGCGCGAGCAGGAGTAGCGCAGTATGTGATTGTGGACGACACAGGTCGCGGTCGGGAGCGACATCTGCGCCTGCTCGACTATCGGTTGGAGGCGGGGGCATATCGGTTGCACCCGCCAGACGCGGCAGGGCGAGTGCATCTGGTGATTGCCAACCTGTGGCTGGGTATCGAGCGGGATCACGTCGTCTGCTACAACGAGCGCGGCGTTGCGTTCGGCGACTATGCAACGGTGGTGCGGCAGGCAACTGAAGCCGAAGAACGCGCGCAGCGAGAAGCCGTAGCGCGCGAGGCCGAAGCGCAGGCGCGACGCGAAGCCGAGAAACGTGCGCAGCGAGAAGCCGTAGCGCGCGAGGCCGAAGCACAGGCGCGGCTTGCAGCCGAGGAACGCGCGCAGCGAGAAGCCGTAGCGCGCGAGGCCGAAGCACAGGCGCGGCTTGCAGCCGAGGAACGGCTGCGCGCTCTGGAAGAAGAATTGCGCCGCCTGCGCAACAATGCGTAG